A DNA window from Calliphora vicina chromosome 1, idCalVici1.1, whole genome shotgun sequence contains the following coding sequences:
- the LOC135961291 gene encoding UDP-glucosyltransferase 2-like: MLERNTIIIYTLIICLCRAPVEIEAANILAISSLPQPAKYGVMSSILNGLNERGHQITWVIRFSKQSQLHNNIRQILIQEHEELYKEFISFSMEDLDRSFFANLQNIFGKGVLVTSDIINNPSVKEIMKHEQFDLIIFETFMTEALYGLGEYFNAPMVGISSFGTSTSLDKLVGNVSPTSFIPTLFIQHIFEVTFLHRFLNVALSLVDKMTYDLLYLPHQRKLYEEFFPNATVNFDQANRNFSLVLLNQHHSMLFPRPYLPNMIEVAGLHIDERLEQLPLNVQQFLDDAPFGVIYFHLAAGLKTFKLNLNSTSILFQTFKNLNYKIICNMDNMSPQAEKYRNILQVYNVSHHSILAHPHVKLFVTNGELLSIIDSVYYGKPILGLPMFTHQHFNINMAIQMGYGLGLKFKQLHESKLQHLLLELLNNPSYSIKVKELSAVFRDQPLKPKERALYWIEYVLRHKGAVHLRSKGRFLNIWQFNNIDVLLAYLVIFVVIVFGIWITMKCMYFLLFRHKENLQIKVKRN, from the exons ATGTTAGAACGTAACACAATTATAATTTACACACTAATAATATGTTTATGTCGAGCGCCTGTAGAAATTGAAGCAGCAAATATTTTGGCAATATCAAGTCTACCACAGCCAGCTAAATATGGTGTTATGTCATCAATACTTAATGGACTTAATGAAAGGGGTCATCAGATAACTTGGGTAATACGATTTTCTAAACAGTCTCAACTACACAATAATATACGGCAAATATTGATACAAGAACACGAAGAATTGTATAAAG aatttatttcattttctatGGAAGATTTGGATAGAAGTTTCTTcgcaaatttacaaaatatttttggtaaaggTGTCTTAGTCACCTCTGATATCATCAACAATCCCAGTGTTAAGGAAATTATGAAACATGAACAATTCGATTTGATAATATTCGAAACTTTTATGACGGAGGCTTTATATGGCTTGGGGGAGTATTTTAATGCTCCCATGGTTGGTATTTCCAGTTTTGGCACCTCTACGTCTTTGGATAAACTGGTCGGCAATGTCTCGCCCACTTCCTTTATACCCACATTATTTATACAGCACATATTTGAAGTAACATTTCTGCATCGTTTCTTAAATGTGGCCTTAAGTTTGGTGGATAAAATGACTTATGATTTATTATACCTGCCGCATCAACGCAAACTTTATGAGGAGTTTTTCCCAAATGCTACAGTTAATTTTGATCAAGCAAATCGTAATTTCTCTTTGGTGTTACTGAATCAACATCATTCTATGCTTTTTCCTCGTCCCTATTTACCGAATATGATTGAGGTAGCTGGTTTGCATATTGATGAGAGATTAGAGCAGCTGCCTTTAAATGTCCAACAATTTCTAGACGATGCTCCATTTGGTGTCATCTATTTCCATTTGGCAGctggtttaaaaacatttaaactgaATCTCAATAGCACCTCAATACTCTTCCAGacatttaagaatttaaattataaaataatatgcaATATGGACAATATGTCACCACAAGCTGAGAAATACAGAAATATTCTGCAGGTCTACAATGTGTCCCATCATTCGATATTGGCACATCCCCATGTTAAATTGTTTGTAACAAATGGTGAGCTACTTAGCATAATTGACTCAGTTTATTATGGCAAACCTATTTTGGGTTTACCCATGTTTACCCATcagcattttaatataaatatggcCATACAAATGGGCTATGGTTTgggtttaaaattcaaacagcTCCACGAATCGAAACTGCAACATCTACTGCTAGAACTTTTAAATAATCCTAGTTATTCCATAAAAGTTAAGGAATTATCAGCAGTTTTTCGTGATCAACCACTGAAACCTAAAGAGAGAGCCCTATACTGGATTGAGTATGTGCTGAGACACAAAGGTGCCGTGCACTTGCGCAGTAAAggacgatttttaaatatatggcaatttaataatattgatgttttaCTAGCTTATTTAGTGATATTTGTTGTAATTGTATTCGGCATTTGGATAACAatgaaatgtatgtattttctaTTGTTTAGACATAAGgaaaatttgcaaataaaagttaaaagaaattga